The following proteins are co-located in the Paraburkholderia phytofirmans PsJN genome:
- the ybgF gene encoding tol-pal system protein YbgF — protein sequence MTHRFSWLRFAAAACVAGTAFAAVPAHAGIFDDDQARQAILDLRSKTDSLSSQLSAAQRTILDQSNRLDQLNQQVATLRGQNEDMANQLATVQKQQKDYYTDLDTRLKKFEPQQQTVDGVQGEVQPGETDSFNAASQQFRNGDFKNAAASFRTFIAKFPNSPYQPTAQYWLGNALYALRDYKGSTATWQGVVQKYPQHPRAPEALLAIANNQLEQGQKAAAKKTLEQIVAQYGGSDVAQSAQSKLSQIK from the coding sequence ATGACGCATCGTTTCTCCTGGCTGCGGTTTGCCGCAGCGGCCTGCGTCGCGGGCACGGCCTTCGCGGCCGTGCCCGCGCATGCGGGCATCTTCGACGACGACCAGGCCCGTCAGGCTATTCTCGACCTGCGTTCGAAGACAGATAGCCTGTCGAGTCAGTTGTCGGCCGCGCAGCGCACCATCCTCGATCAGTCCAACCGTCTCGACCAGCTGAATCAGCAGGTCGCCACGCTGCGTGGACAGAACGAGGACATGGCCAACCAGCTCGCCACGGTGCAAAAGCAGCAAAAGGACTACTACACCGATCTGGACACGCGCCTGAAGAAATTCGAGCCGCAGCAGCAGACGGTGGACGGCGTCCAGGGCGAGGTGCAGCCGGGTGAGACCGATTCGTTCAACGCGGCTTCACAGCAATTCCGCAACGGCGACTTCAAGAATGCGGCGGCGTCGTTCCGCACCTTCATCGCCAAGTTCCCGAACAGCCCTTACCAGCCGACCGCGCAGTACTGGCTCGGCAACGCGCTGTATGCACTGCGCGACTACAAGGGTTCGACGGCGACCTGGCAGGGCGTGGTGCAGAAATATCCGCAGCATCCGCGGGCGCCGGAAGCGCTGCTGGCAATTGCCAACAATCAGCTCGAGCAAGGTCAGAAGGCTGCGGCTAAGAAGACGCTGGAGCAGATCGTCGCGCAATACGGCGGCTCGGACGTCGCACAGTCGGCGCAGAGCAAGCTTTCGCAGATCAAGTAG
- the pal gene encoding peptidoglycan-associated lipoprotein Pal has protein sequence MMSKLRFAFAVLMVGALAACHSGVKLDENANKGGTVSAQPNPNDVATVNVDPLNDPNSPLAKRSIYFDFDSYSVKDDYQSLLQQHAQYLKSHPQRHVLIQGNTDERGTSEYNLALGQKRAEAVRRSLSLMGVTDSQMEAVSLGKEKPQATGHDESSWAQNRRADLVYQQ, from the coding sequence ATGATGTCCAAACTTCGCTTCGCTTTTGCCGTATTGATGGTCGGTGCACTGGCCGCGTGCCACTCGGGCGTCAAGCTCGACGAAAACGCTAACAAGGGTGGTACGGTTTCGGCACAGCCGAATCCGAACGATGTCGCGACGGTCAACGTCGACCCGCTGAACGATCCGAACAGCCCGCTGGCCAAGCGCAGCATTTACTTCGACTTCGACAGCTACTCGGTCAAGGACGACTACCAATCGCTGCTGCAACAACACGCGCAATACCTGAAGAGCCACCCGCAACGCCACGTCCTGATCCAGGGCAACACCGACGAACGCGGCACCAGCGAGTACAACCTGGCACTCGGCCAGAAGCGTGCTGAAGCTGTGCGCCGTTCGCTGTCGCTGATGGGCGTGACGGACTCGCAAATGGAAGCCGTGAGCCTCGGCAAGGAAAAGCCGCAAGCTACGGGTCATGACGAATCGTCGTGGGCACAAAACCGCCGCGCCGACCTCGTGTACCAACAGTAA
- the tolB gene encoding Tol-Pal system beta propeller repeat protein TolB, with protein sequence MSLMTKLGLRTLVASCLIAVGGAAHAQLNVLVTGVGSTQFPIATANFANEANSPQQVSTIVRQDLQRSGKFTNIDAGSTPVAETDSVDLGSWKAKGANAFVSGSVNRLPNGQYEVRFKLYDTVKGESLGGLVLVSPESGLRMSAHKVADYIYAKLMGGRGVFATRLSYVIKTGGRYQLQISDSDGQDAHIALSSPEPIISPAWSPDGTKVAYVSFEKKKPIVYIHDLPTGRRVVVSDQKGNNSAPAWSPDGRTLAVALSRTGNTQIFAVNADGSGLRRLTQGSSIDTEPCFSPDGQSIYFTSDRGGQPQIYKMSAQGENAGAAQRVTFTGSYNTSPRVSPDGKQLAYISRVGGGFKLYIQDLQGNTATGLTDTTHDESPSFAANGQYILYATQVNGRGVLAAVSTDGRTRQVLSVQGGSVREPSWGPFMQ encoded by the coding sequence ATGAGTTTGATGACCAAGCTAGGCCTGCGGACACTTGTAGCGTCGTGCCTGATCGCCGTCGGCGGCGCCGCCCACGCACAACTCAACGTCCTCGTGACAGGCGTCGGGTCCACCCAGTTTCCGATCGCAACGGCGAATTTCGCCAACGAAGCGAACTCGCCGCAGCAAGTCAGCACGATCGTGCGTCAGGATCTGCAACGCAGCGGCAAATTCACGAATATCGACGCGGGCTCCACGCCGGTTGCCGAAACGGATTCCGTCGACCTCGGCAGCTGGAAGGCCAAGGGCGCCAACGCGTTCGTGTCGGGTAGCGTGAACCGCTTGCCGAACGGCCAGTACGAAGTGCGCTTCAAGCTGTACGACACCGTCAAGGGCGAAAGCCTCGGCGGCCTCGTGCTGGTGAGCCCGGAAAGCGGCCTGCGCATGAGCGCGCACAAGGTCGCGGACTACATCTACGCGAAGCTGATGGGCGGCCGCGGCGTGTTCGCCACGCGCCTGTCGTACGTCATCAAGACGGGCGGCCGTTATCAACTGCAGATCTCCGATTCGGACGGCCAGGACGCGCACATCGCGCTGTCGAGCCCCGAGCCGATCATCTCGCCGGCATGGTCGCCTGACGGCACCAAGGTCGCTTACGTTTCGTTCGAAAAGAAGAAGCCGATCGTCTACATCCACGACCTGCCTACGGGCCGCCGCGTGGTCGTTTCGGACCAGAAGGGCAACAATAGTGCGCCGGCGTGGTCGCCGGACGGACGCACGCTGGCCGTCGCGCTCTCGCGCACCGGCAACACGCAGATTTTCGCCGTCAATGCGGACGGCAGCGGCCTGCGCCGTCTCACGCAAGGCAGCTCGATCGACACCGAACCGTGCTTCTCGCCCGACGGCCAGTCGATCTATTTCACCAGCGACCGTGGCGGCCAGCCGCAAATCTACAAGATGTCGGCGCAAGGTGAAAACGCCGGCGCCGCGCAACGCGTCACGTTCACGGGCAGCTACAACACCAGCCCGCGCGTGAGCCCGGACGGCAAACAGCTCGCTTATATCTCGCGCGTCGGCGGCGGGTTCAAGCTCTACATCCAGGACCTGCAAGGCAACACCGCCACAGGCCTGACGGACACGACACATGACGAATCGCCGAGTTTCGCGGCGAACGGTCAGTACATTCTTTACGCCACACAGGTGAACGGCCGTGGCGTGTTGGCCGCAGTATCGACCGACGGTCGCACTCGGCAGGTCCTGTCCGTTCAGGGTGGCAGCGTACGCGAGCCATCCTGGGGCCCGTTTATGCAATAA
- the tolA gene encoding cell envelope integrity protein TolA: MIRKNSEYPLQPPRERGTGRAFAFALVMHALLGFFLYHGIQWQNSTPEGAEAELWTEVPDTAIPRPVPPPPAPVVAPPPPVRDDQADIALQEKKRQQQQAAREAQLAEQQRQQKLQAQQEAEAKRQQQLAAEQAAQLAAQKAAAAKLKQQQQQQQADKLKQQQLAEQQKQQQLKEQQQEQKLEQQKQAEAEAQKKADAQKAAKAKAQAEAAAQAKKADAEHRARVAQMMQGSAGGTSSNSDGLGKSGTGSGSGGTAASPGYADKVRRAVRPNISWGGETSGLETVVSVRCSPTGTLLGATISRSSGNAAWDDAALRAVQRTDPMPLDINGKTPTSFLITLRPAG, translated from the coding sequence ATGATCCGCAAGAATTCCGAATACCCGCTCCAGCCACCGCGTGAACGCGGCACCGGGCGAGCCTTTGCGTTCGCGCTGGTGATGCACGCGCTGCTCGGGTTCTTCCTGTACCACGGCATTCAGTGGCAAAACAGCACCCCGGAAGGCGCGGAAGCGGAGTTGTGGACCGAGGTGCCGGATACGGCGATCCCGCGTCCCGTTCCGCCGCCGCCCGCTCCGGTTGTGGCCCCTCCTCCGCCGGTGCGCGACGACCAGGCAGACATCGCGCTGCAGGAAAAGAAGCGTCAACAGCAGCAAGCGGCTCGCGAGGCGCAATTGGCTGAACAGCAACGTCAGCAGAAGCTGCAGGCGCAACAGGAAGCCGAGGCGAAGCGTCAGCAGCAACTGGCTGCCGAGCAGGCGGCACAACTCGCCGCGCAGAAAGCTGCGGCGGCCAAGCTGAAACAGCAGCAACAGCAACAACAGGCCGACAAGCTGAAACAACAGCAATTGGCCGAGCAGCAGAAGCAGCAGCAACTGAAGGAACAGCAGCAGGAACAGAAGCTGGAACAGCAGAAGCAAGCCGAGGCTGAAGCGCAGAAGAAGGCCGACGCGCAGAAGGCAGCGAAGGCCAAGGCTCAGGCCGAAGCCGCGGCGCAAGCAAAGAAGGCGGATGCCGAGCATCGCGCGCGCGTCGCTCAGATGATGCAGGGTTCGGCCGGGGGCACCAGTTCGAACAGCGACGGGCTTGGCAAGAGCGGCACGGGCAGCGGTTCGGGTGGCACGGCGGCATCGCCGGGCTACGCGGACAAGGTGCGTCGCGCCGTGCGCCCGAATATTTCGTGGGGCGGCGAAACGAGTGGCCTGGAGACAGTGGTCTCCGTACGCTGCTCACCGACGGGTACCTTGCTGGGCGCCACGATTTCGCGCAGCAGCGGCAACGCTGCGTGGGACGATGCCGCACTGCGCGCCGTCCAGCGTACCGATCCGATGCCTCTGGACATCAATGGCAAGACACCGACCAGCTTCCTGATTACGTTGCGCCCGGCCGGTTGA
- the tolR gene encoding protein TolR, which yields MAGSRSSSMRGSRSRRAMADINVVPYIDVMLVLLVIFMVTAPLVAPSIVNLPTVGGAAPQQQTPPVIVNIRADGNMSVKYKDDSGAQQQENMTKADLNGFIADRAQSHPDQPVVIAADKTVKYEVVMNVMSELKARGVKRVGLLVKSQ from the coding sequence ATGGCAGGCTCTCGCTCCTCCAGCATGCGCGGCAGCCGCTCGCGCCGCGCGATGGCCGACATCAACGTCGTGCCTTACATCGACGTGATGCTCGTGCTGCTCGTGATCTTCATGGTGACTGCGCCGCTCGTGGCCCCGTCGATCGTCAATCTGCCGACCGTCGGCGGCGCCGCGCCGCAACAGCAAACGCCGCCCGTGATCGTGAACATTCGCGCAGACGGTAACATGAGCGTCAAGTACAAGGACGACTCGGGCGCACAACAGCAGGAGAACATGACGAAAGCCGATCTGAACGGCTTCATCGCCGATCGCGCGCAATCGCATCCTGATCAGCCGGTCGTGATCGCCGCCGACAAGACCGTCAAGTACGAAGTCGTCATGAACGTGATGTCCGAGTTGAAAGCTCGCGGCGTCAAGCGCGTTGGATTGCTCGTCAAATCGCAATGA
- the tolQ gene encoding protein TolQ encodes MNTTQDLSIVSLVLNASLLAQAVMALLLLLSLLSWTFIFRKWFAIRRARAQTERFERDFWSGGDLQALYQSAANNRHTIGALERIFESGMREFLKGKEKRLNDSGAILDGARRAMRAAFQREMDVLEANLAFLASVGSVSPYIGLFGTVWGIMNAFRGLANVQQATLANVAPGIAEALTATAIGLFAAIPAVVAYNRYAHDIDRLAIRFETFIEEFSNILQRQAQ; translated from the coding sequence ATGAACACTACACAAGATCTGTCGATCGTTTCACTCGTACTCAACGCAAGCCTGCTGGCGCAGGCTGTCATGGCCCTGCTGCTGCTGTTGTCGCTGCTGTCGTGGACTTTCATTTTCCGCAAGTGGTTTGCGATCCGCCGGGCGCGCGCGCAAACTGAGCGTTTCGAACGCGATTTCTGGTCGGGTGGCGACCTGCAGGCGCTGTATCAGAGCGCCGCGAACAACCGTCACACGATCGGCGCACTGGAACGGATTTTCGAGTCCGGCATGCGCGAATTCCTGAAAGGCAAGGAAAAGCGTCTGAACGATTCGGGCGCGATTCTCGACGGCGCACGGCGCGCCATGCGTGCCGCGTTCCAGCGTGAAATGGACGTGCTCGAAGCCAACCTGGCGTTTCTCGCGTCTGTCGGCTCCGTCAGTCCATATATCGGTCTGTTCGGCACGGTGTGGGGGATCATGAATGCGTTCCGCGGCCTCGCCAACGTGCAGCAGGCCACGCTGGCCAACGTCGCGCCGGGTATTGCCGAAGCGCTGACCGCCACCGCCATCGGTCTGTTCGCCGCGATTCCGGCCGTGGTTGCCTACAACCGCTACGCGCACGACATCGACCGCCTGGCCATCCGCTTCGAGACTTTCATCGAAGAATTCTCGAACATCCTGCAGCGTCAGGCACAGTAA
- the ybgC gene encoding tol-pal system-associated acyl-CoA thioesterase, whose amino-acid sequence MRRMNMSTSQPGAEIGYTWPIRVYYEDTDAGGIVFYANYLKFFERARTEWLRACGVDQNRLADEAGAIFIVRSTAVDYRAPARLDDVVNVVSRIERLGRASVDFAQEAWRDGTLLATGSIRVGCVDRIALRPAAIPPPVLDALRRGPNVNEPRVSTDNE is encoded by the coding sequence ATGCGCCGCATGAATATGTCGACCAGCCAGCCCGGCGCGGAAATCGGCTACACGTGGCCAATCCGCGTGTACTACGAAGATACCGACGCCGGCGGCATCGTGTTTTACGCGAACTACCTGAAGTTTTTCGAACGTGCGCGCACCGAATGGCTGCGCGCGTGCGGCGTCGACCAGAATCGGCTGGCGGACGAAGCAGGCGCGATTTTCATCGTCCGCAGCACCGCGGTCGATTATCGGGCGCCGGCCCGGCTCGACGATGTAGTGAACGTGGTCAGCCGGATCGAACGGCTCGGTAGAGCCTCGGTCGATTTCGCACAAGAGGCGTGGCGGGACGGCACGCTGCTTGCTACCGGTTCCATCCGGGTCGGCTGCGTGGACCGCATTGCGCTGCGGCCGGCCGCGATTCCTCCGCCGGTTCTCGACGCCTTGCGGCGCGGCCCGAACGTGAACGAGCCCCGCGTGTCAACGGACAACGAATGA
- the ydfG gene encoding bifunctional NADP-dependent 3-hydroxy acid dehydrogenase/3-hydroxypropionate dehydrogenase YdfG codes for MIVFVTGASAGFGAAIARAFVKGGHRVVATARRKDRLQELADELGDALLPYELDVRDRAAVEAVPASLPADFAAIDVLVNNAGLALGIEPAQKASLDEWNTMIETNCTGLVQVTHALLPGMVERNRGHIFNLGSAAGSWPYAGGNVYGATKAFVHQFSLNLRADVAGTALRVTNVEPGLCGGTEFSNVRFRGDDVKAGKMYENVQPLTPDDIADSIYWIATRPAHVNINTIELMPVAQSFSALSVHRG; via the coding sequence ATGATCGTGTTCGTCACCGGAGCGTCCGCCGGATTCGGCGCCGCCATCGCTCGCGCCTTCGTCAAAGGCGGCCATCGCGTCGTCGCCACCGCTCGCCGCAAGGACCGCCTGCAAGAGCTCGCCGACGAACTCGGCGACGCGCTTCTGCCGTACGAGCTCGACGTGCGCGACCGCGCCGCCGTCGAAGCCGTGCCGGCCTCGCTGCCGGCCGACTTCGCCGCCATCGACGTGCTGGTCAACAATGCCGGCCTCGCGCTCGGCATCGAACCGGCGCAGAAAGCGAGTCTCGACGAATGGAACACCATGATCGAGACCAACTGCACGGGGCTCGTTCAGGTAACGCACGCGCTCCTGCCCGGCATGGTGGAACGCAATCGCGGCCACATTTTCAATCTCGGCTCGGCCGCCGGCAGCTGGCCTTACGCGGGCGGCAACGTCTACGGGGCCACCAAAGCGTTCGTGCATCAGTTCAGCCTGAATCTGCGCGCCGATGTGGCCGGCACCGCGCTGCGGGTGACGAACGTCGAGCCCGGCCTGTGCGGCGGCACCGAGTTTTCGAACGTGCGATTTCGCGGCGACGACGTGAAGGCCGGCAAAATGTACGAAAACGTGCAGCCGCTGACGCCCGACGACATCGCCGACTCGATCTACTGGATCGCCACGCGCCCCGCGCACGTCAACATCAACACGATCGAACTGATGCCGGTGGCTCAATCGTTCTCCGCCTTGTCCGTGCATCGCGGCTGA
- the glyA gene encoding serine hydroxymethyltransferase, which translates to MFDRAQSTIANVDPELWKVIEQENRRQEEHIELIASENYTSPAVMAAQGSQLTNKYAEGYPGKRYYGGCEYVDVAEQLAIDRVKQLFGAEAANVQPNSGSQANQGVFFAMLKPGDTIMGMSLAHGGHLTHGSPVNMSGKWFNVVSYGLNEAEDIDYDAAEKLAQEHKPKLIVAGASAFSLRIDFERMSKIAKSVGAYFMVDMAHYAGLIAAGVYPNPVPHADFVTTTTHKSLRGPRGGVILMKAEFEKQINSAIFPGIQGGPLMHVIAGKAVAFKEALSPEFKAYQQQVVENARVLAETLVKRGLRIVSGRTESHVMLVDLRAKKITGKAAEAALGAAHITVNKNAIPNDPEKPFVTSGVRLGSPAMTTRGFGVKEAEQVGNLIADVLDNPEDAATIERVRGQVAELTQRFPVYR; encoded by the coding sequence ATGTTTGACAGAGCCCAAAGCACCATCGCCAACGTCGATCCTGAACTCTGGAAGGTCATCGAGCAGGAAAACCGCCGTCAGGAAGAGCATATCGAACTGATCGCGTCGGAAAACTACACGAGCCCGGCTGTTATGGCTGCGCAAGGCTCGCAACTCACGAACAAGTACGCTGAAGGGTATCCGGGCAAGCGCTATTACGGCGGCTGCGAATACGTCGACGTCGCCGAGCAGCTGGCGATCGACCGCGTCAAGCAACTGTTCGGCGCCGAAGCCGCGAACGTGCAGCCGAACTCCGGCTCGCAGGCCAACCAGGGCGTGTTCTTCGCCATGCTCAAGCCGGGCGACACGATCATGGGCATGAGCCTCGCGCACGGTGGCCACCTCACGCACGGTTCGCCGGTCAACATGTCGGGCAAGTGGTTCAACGTGGTCAGCTACGGTCTGAACGAAGCCGAAGACATCGACTACGACGCTGCGGAGAAGCTCGCTCAGGAACACAAGCCGAAGCTGATCGTGGCGGGCGCCTCCGCGTTCTCGCTGCGTATCGACTTCGAACGCATGTCGAAAATCGCGAAGTCGGTCGGCGCGTACTTCATGGTCGACATGGCGCATTACGCCGGTCTGATCGCCGCGGGCGTCTATCCGAACCCGGTGCCGCACGCCGATTTCGTCACCACCACCACGCACAAAAGCCTGCGTGGCCCGCGCGGCGGCGTGATCCTGATGAAGGCCGAGTTCGAAAAACAGATCAACTCGGCAATCTTCCCGGGCATTCAAGGTGGTCCGCTCATGCACGTGATCGCCGGCAAGGCCGTCGCGTTCAAGGAAGCCCTGTCGCCGGAATTCAAGGCCTATCAGCAGCAAGTCGTCGAAAACGCGCGCGTGCTGGCTGAGACGCTCGTCAAGCGCGGTTTGCGTATCGTGTCGGGCCGTACCGAAAGTCATGTGATGCTCGTCGACCTGCGCGCGAAGAAGATCACCGGCAAGGCTGCGGAAGCCGCGCTGGGCGCCGCGCACATCACCGTCAACAAGAACGCGATCCCGAACGATCCGGAAAAGCCGTTCGTGACGAGCGGCGTGCGCCTCGGCTCGCCGGCCATGACCACGCGCGGCTTCGGCGTCAAGGAAGCCGAGCAGGTGGGCAACCTGATCGCCGACGTGCTGGACAACCCGGAAGACGCCGCCACGATCGAACGTGTGCGCGGCCAGGTCGCTGAGCTGACCCAGCGCTTCCCGGTTTACCGCTAA
- the nrdR gene encoding transcriptional regulator NrdR has protein sequence MHCPFCRHADTQVVDSRVSEDGATIRRRRRCPACDKRFTTYERVELALPSVVKKDGSRTEFDRRKIVASMQLALRKRPVAADAIDAAVARIEYLLLGSGEREVRSERLGELVMNELRALDTIAYVRFASVYRRFEDVSEFEDVIEEFRRASSPPKPSRKR, from the coding sequence ATGCATTGCCCCTTCTGCCGTCACGCCGATACGCAAGTGGTCGACTCGCGCGTATCCGAAGACGGCGCGACGATTCGCCGGCGCCGCCGCTGCCCGGCCTGCGACAAACGTTTCACGACGTATGAGCGGGTCGAGCTGGCGTTGCCGTCGGTCGTCAAGAAGGACGGTAGCCGCACTGAGTTCGACCGCCGCAAGATCGTCGCGAGCATGCAACTGGCGCTGCGCAAACGCCCAGTGGCAGCGGACGCGATCGACGCCGCGGTTGCCCGCATCGAGTATCTGTTGCTCGGCAGCGGCGAGCGCGAAGTGCGCAGCGAGCGCCTCGGCGAACTCGTGATGAACGAATTGCGCGCGCTCGATACCATTGCCTACGTTCGTTTTGCTTCCGTCTACCGGCGCTTCGAAGACGTCTCCGAATTCGAAGACGTGATTGAAGAATTTCGCCGCGCCTCTTCTCCTCCCAAGCCTTCCCGCAAACGCTGA
- a CDS encoding GspH/FimT family pseudopilin yields the protein MQMNQNAVRPPRYRGFTLVETLAVIALLAVVAVMATPSFVAWHVRDQVDARAKALASTLAYARSEALRRGARVTVCRTDAARHCLAAGQPCGNGVADWSCGWAVLADRGGTLSLLRAQPLLAAVRITGTQTNLTFTPPAGQLIGTFRSFDIAPRTPSRVTQGDKWRRCIHIAAGGRARVVEGACGAAS from the coding sequence ATGCAGATGAATCAGAATGCAGTCCGTCCGCCGCGATACCGCGGCTTCACGCTTGTCGAAACGCTGGCCGTTATTGCGTTGCTGGCCGTGGTCGCTGTAATGGCCACGCCGTCGTTCGTAGCGTGGCACGTGCGAGACCAGGTCGACGCCCGCGCGAAGGCGCTTGCCTCGACGCTCGCTTATGCGCGCAGTGAAGCGTTACGCCGAGGCGCGCGCGTCACCGTGTGCCGGACCGATGCCGCGCGCCATTGTCTCGCGGCGGGGCAGCCGTGCGGCAATGGCGTCGCTGACTGGTCGTGCGGCTGGGCCGTTCTGGCCGACCGTGGCGGCACGCTATCGCTCTTGCGCGCGCAACCTCTGCTTGCGGCCGTGCGTATCACCGGCACGCAGACGAATCTCACGTTCACGCCGCCGGCCGGACAATTGATCGGTACGTTTCGCAGTTTCGATATCGCGCCGCGTACACCGTCGAGGGTGACGCAAGGGGACAAGTGGCGACGCTGCATTCACATTGCTGCGGGCGGCCGCGCGCGGGTCGTCGAGGGCGCATGCGGAGCAGCGTCATGA
- a CDS encoding type IV pilus modification PilV family protein, translating to MIRYSQSLYLRCCDSRCGGSSLIEVMLAVALMAVTALGLIAGQLWTAREARAMSQREHAAWIADSVAEAMCAPTSGDSAVRQWSARAATLLPHGEASVGDIGGVSAARVTWTALRDLPPSDDVIDKPAPCGGADLPAGSSCVVLAFAK from the coding sequence ATGATCAGATATTCGCAGAGTCTGTACTTGCGCTGCTGCGATTCCAGATGTGGCGGCAGCTCATTGATCGAAGTCATGCTGGCTGTCGCCTTAATGGCGGTCACCGCGCTGGGCTTGATCGCCGGTCAGTTATGGACCGCGCGCGAAGCCCGCGCGATGTCCCAGCGCGAACATGCTGCCTGGATAGCCGATTCCGTCGCGGAGGCGATGTGCGCTCCCACTTCGGGCGACTCGGCGGTCAGGCAATGGAGCGCGCGGGCAGCGACACTTTTGCCGCATGGCGAAGCCTCGGTGGGTGACATAGGCGGTGTGTCCGCGGCGCGTGTGACCTGGACCGCACTACGCGACTTGCCACCTTCTGACGACGTCATCGACAAGCCCGCGCCCTGCGGCGGAGCGGATCTGCCCGCGGGCTCGTCATGCGTAGTGCTAGCGTTTGCAAAATGA
- a CDS encoding type IV pillus assembly protein, which produces MTRRSNSARGHTLVEFVIAMALGLLVTAGAVSLYTTQRIAFERAGDAMRIREAGLTALTLIGQQLQMAGFVPADIVRYNSPPPLFGCSGGRPTGADDSPACETLPSHSDGVAVRYVGDNVSTWPSASGQTTDCLGQAVSGSSAALGDQGVAVVNRYFARVSGSTGEPELYCEGNGRTGSAQPLVEGIERLRIKYWLAGGLAAIDASAVTADQWAKIVAVDLCVLVRGAPLGQQRSRYVDCDGVNALGADSRTRQVFSRRVAIRNHVEGSL; this is translated from the coding sequence ATGACGCGGCGTTCGAATTCTGCTCGCGGCCACACCCTGGTCGAATTCGTGATTGCGATGGCGCTGGGACTGCTAGTGACTGCGGGTGCCGTCTCGCTCTACACGACGCAGCGGATCGCATTCGAACGCGCGGGCGATGCGATGCGGATTCGCGAAGCCGGTCTGACTGCGCTGACGCTGATTGGCCAGCAATTGCAAATGGCGGGCTTCGTACCCGCGGACATCGTGCGGTACAACAGTCCGCCGCCGCTGTTCGGATGCTCGGGAGGCCGCCCGACCGGCGCGGACGATAGCCCTGCCTGCGAGACCTTGCCCAGTCACTCGGACGGCGTCGCGGTCCGTTATGTTGGCGACAACGTCTCCACGTGGCCGTCGGCCAGCGGGCAAACAACCGATTGCCTCGGACAGGCCGTGTCAGGCAGCAGCGCCGCGCTCGGCGACCAGGGCGTTGCGGTCGTCAACCGGTACTTCGCGAGGGTCAGCGGTTCGACCGGTGAGCCGGAGCTGTACTGCGAAGGCAACGGCAGGACGGGATCCGCGCAACCGCTGGTCGAAGGCATCGAGCGCCTGCGGATCAAGTACTGGTTAGCCGGTGGGCTGGCCGCGATCGACGCCTCTGCCGTGACGGCCGATCAATGGGCGAAGATCGTCGCCGTCGATCTTTGCGTGCTTGTACGCGGCGCGCCATTGGGGCAACAGCGTTCGCGCTATGTCGATTGCGATGGCGTAAACGCTCTCGGTGCGGATTCGCGAACGCGTCAGGTGTTCTCGCGGCGTGTGGCGATACGCAATCATGTGGAGGGTTCGCTATGA
- a CDS encoding pilus assembly PilX family protein: protein MTRSRMEKQPYRTEGKCMRLHDQSANLTNLAGLNRMRCNVRRTRQHGMVLPIVLLISTMMLVTSAAWFETSLAAARGTTNVRDYLQAFHAADSALTLCARSVIAAASTQSAAPLPVASGTPAQWKLAAAFEAGAVTPVAQWPGSARAPQCLIEAWRLATRADARAYLLTSRGFGHTSESQVWLQMELVVDGEKIERHWRRVAARPF, encoded by the coding sequence ATGACGAGATCGCGAATGGAAAAGCAGCCGTACCGCACAGAGGGCAAGTGCATGAGACTTCACGATCAATCGGCAAACCTGACAAACCTGGCAGGCCTCAATCGAATGAGGTGCAACGTACGACGCACCAGGCAACACGGCATGGTCCTGCCGATCGTCCTGTTGATTTCAACAATGATGCTGGTCACATCCGCGGCCTGGTTCGAAACCTCACTGGCGGCAGCGCGTGGCACCACCAATGTTCGCGATTATTTGCAGGCCTTTCACGCCGCGGATTCGGCGCTGACCTTGTGCGCCCGCAGTGTCATCGCGGCTGCAAGTACGCAGTCCGCAGCACCGCTGCCGGTCGCGTCCGGCACACCGGCGCAATGGAAACTCGCAGCCGCATTCGAAGCAGGGGCCGTGACGCCCGTGGCGCAATGGCCCGGATCGGCGCGCGCGCCGCAATGTCTGATCGAGGCGTGGCGTCTCGCCACTCGTGCCGACGCGCGGGCCTATCTATTGACGTCGCGAGGTTTCGGCCATACCAGCGAGTCGCAGGTATGGCTGCAAATGGAACTGGTGGTCGATGGAGAGAAGATCGAACGTCATTGGCGGCGCGTTGCCGCCAGGCCGTTTTGA